One genomic region from Nocardia vinacea encodes:
- a CDS encoding DUF6879 family protein, whose amino-acid sequence MPDEGFPDLLRTCKREAFHLEVLDSYAEPYENEPLRRFLAGEPDDYAWFQDWTNLIQETTGRGVAVTRVRIVTEPHTDYTRFSMAAAELNTKAGEDIRYLPRHDAGEVPPDDFWLFDDELVIFSAFGEFGGWYGAVTTDPHIAAYCQGLKERFRSLAVPYSEYVTP is encoded by the coding sequence GTGCCCGATGAGGGTTTTCCGGATCTGCTCCGGACCTGCAAGCGGGAAGCGTTCCATCTCGAAGTGCTCGACTCCTATGCCGAGCCGTACGAGAACGAACCACTGCGGAGGTTCCTCGCGGGTGAACCAGATGACTACGCCTGGTTCCAGGACTGGACGAACCTGATACAGGAAACGACCGGCCGGGGAGTAGCGGTTACGCGGGTTCGTATTGTCACGGAGCCACACACCGACTACACCCGATTCTCTATGGCCGCAGCCGAACTCAACACCAAGGCTGGGGAGGACATCCGGTACCTGCCCCGGCACGACGCCGGGGAAGTTCCACCGGACGATTTCTGGCTGTTCGATGACGAGCTGGTCATATTCTCCGCATTCGGAGAGTTCGGGGGCTGGTACGGGGCGGTAACCACCGACCCGCACATTGCCGCTTACTGTCAAGGGCTAAAAGAACGGTTCCGGTCTTTGGCTGTACCTTATTCGGAGTACGTCACGCCGTGA
- a CDS encoding helix-turn-helix transcriptional regulator translates to MTDSVHQQRESLGARLREIRFTAHLSGAELARRNGWDPSKVSKIEYGRIKPSHDDISAYCRDCEAEDQLADLLATRQNIDSAYLEWRKILGTGTKRRQQASIKWESEARILRWYEPVLIPGLLQTADYASGILRKVIEFQQIPDDLDQGVSKRMERQAILYQRDHLFHFVIAEQALYTTVGDDQTMIGQMDRLLAVQGMPRITLGIIPFMAPFETATTSFLMFDSKMVLVEGIAAELNITQPREIKVYHRTFDILAGQSVTGEAARELIRNALERRAES, encoded by the coding sequence GTGACCGATTCTGTACACCAGCAACGCGAATCTCTCGGGGCACGTCTTCGAGAGATTCGCTTTACCGCCCACTTGTCGGGCGCTGAACTCGCACGCCGTAACGGTTGGGACCCTAGCAAAGTTTCAAAAATCGAATACGGCAGAATCAAGCCATCGCATGATGATATATCCGCGTATTGCCGAGACTGCGAAGCCGAAGACCAGCTAGCGGACCTGCTCGCTACCCGGCAAAACATAGACTCCGCGTACCTCGAATGGCGAAAGATTCTCGGTACCGGCACCAAGCGGCGGCAACAAGCTTCGATCAAATGGGAATCCGAGGCACGCATACTCCGATGGTATGAACCAGTCCTTATCCCTGGACTGCTCCAAACCGCGGATTATGCTTCCGGGATTTTACGGAAGGTTATCGAATTCCAGCAGATACCCGATGACTTGGATCAGGGCGTGTCCAAGCGCATGGAGCGCCAAGCAATCTTGTACCAGCGCGATCACTTGTTCCATTTCGTCATCGCTGAACAAGCTTTGTACACCACTGTGGGGGACGATCAGACCATGATCGGTCAAATGGATAGATTGTTGGCCGTTCAAGGTATGCCACGGATAACGCTCGGGATTATTCCGTTCATGGCGCCATTCGAAACGGCTACAACTAGTTTCTTGATGTTCGATTCCAAAATGGTCTTGGTTGAAGGCATCGCGGCGGAGCTGAACATTACGCAGCCGCGAGAGATCAAGGTATACCATCGGACATTCGATATCCTCGCCGGTCAATCGGTGACCGGCGAGGCAGCCCGAGAACTCATCCGCAACGCGCTCGAAAGACGGGCTGAGTCCTGA
- a CDS encoding FAD-dependent oxidoreductase produces the protein MPADQETYDVVVVGSGGGGLIGAYAAAARGLRTLVLEKTALIGGTTSYSGAGLWFPGSAPISRAGIEDDPEGARTYLRDVVADKSREPLQDAYLRTAPQLIDDLEQNPLFGTFAYQPVPEYFYGRPGSTATGRTVFPQEISVAELGELAPLIRRSVPQERWGIDEGPVLVGGRALIGRTLKAFLATGNGSYLLETALTDLLVEDGRVTGVVAVSGGERRTFRATRGVILAAGGFEHNREMREQYSPVPLTGEWSHGAPENTGDAILAGRAIGAATDLLDEAWYVPGVVQPDGRPVFHTGTRGGIWVNAEGERFMNETQPYDRAGHEMARLQRDTGITHSTAYWIFDHRQLERDGFGGDPEQPVRPEWFASAALRRADTLEELAELIGVPPEKLRKSIEEYNGYSKSGVDERFHRGEAPWDQMFQYIVGYPADPRQNYLVPLATDLANPLLIPVDTPPYYAATVVLSDIGTKGGLVTDEHARVLRSDATPIEGLYATGNTMAAMSGSAYPGAGTPIGSSLVFAYLAALDLAGAASNE, from the coding sequence ATGCCCGCTGACCAGGAAACCTACGATGTCGTGGTAGTCGGCTCCGGCGGCGGTGGCCTGATCGGCGCCTATGCGGCCGCCGCCCGTGGGCTGCGCACACTGGTACTGGAGAAGACCGCGCTGATCGGTGGCACGACGTCGTATTCCGGTGCGGGACTGTGGTTTCCGGGCAGCGCCCCGATCTCGCGCGCGGGCATCGAGGATGATCCCGAGGGCGCCCGCACCTACCTGCGCGACGTTGTCGCCGACAAGTCGCGCGAACCGCTGCAGGACGCCTACCTGCGGACCGCGCCCCAACTGATCGATGACCTCGAGCAGAACCCGCTGTTCGGAACCTTCGCCTACCAACCCGTGCCCGAATACTTCTACGGGCGTCCCGGATCGACCGCCACCGGGCGAACCGTATTCCCGCAGGAGATTTCGGTCGCCGAACTCGGGGAGCTCGCCCCGCTCATCCGTCGCTCCGTCCCCCAAGAACGCTGGGGTATCGACGAAGGGCCGGTGCTCGTCGGCGGCCGCGCACTGATCGGCCGGACGCTGAAGGCATTCCTGGCAACGGGCAACGGCTCCTACCTGCTCGAGACCGCCCTCACCGACCTGCTGGTCGAGGACGGCCGGGTCACCGGTGTGGTGGCGGTCAGCGGCGGCGAGCGCCGCACATTCCGCGCGACCCGCGGCGTAATCCTGGCCGCCGGCGGCTTCGAGCACAACCGTGAGATGCGCGAGCAGTATTCACCCGTGCCGCTCACCGGCGAATGGTCCCATGGCGCGCCGGAGAACACCGGTGACGCGATCCTGGCCGGCCGCGCGATCGGCGCGGCCACCGACCTGCTCGACGAGGCCTGGTACGTCCCCGGTGTGGTGCAGCCCGACGGTCGGCCCGTCTTCCATACCGGCACCCGCGGCGGGATCTGGGTCAATGCCGAGGGCGAGCGCTTCATGAACGAGACGCAGCCCTACGACCGCGCCGGGCACGAAATGGCCCGGCTGCAACGCGATACCGGTATTACGCACAGCACCGCGTATTGGATATTCGACCACCGGCAGCTCGAACGCGACGGCTTCGGCGGCGACCCGGAGCAGCCGGTGCGTCCGGAGTGGTTCGCGTCCGCCGCCTTGCGCCGCGCCGACACCCTCGAAGAATTGGCCGAACTGATCGGCGTGCCGCCGGAGAAACTGCGCAAGTCGATCGAGGAGTACAACGGCTATTCGAAGTCCGGTGTCGACGAGCGTTTCCACCGCGGCGAGGCGCCGTGGGACCAGATGTTCCAGTACATCGTCGGTTACCCGGCCGATCCCCGGCAGAACTACCTCGTGCCGCTGGCGACCGACCTCGCCAACCCGCTGCTCATCCCCGTCGACACCCCGCCCTACTACGCGGCCACCGTCGTACTGTCCGATATCGGAACCAAGGGTGGTCTCGTGACCGACGAGCACGCCCGCGTACTCCGCTCGGACGCAACGCCGATCGAAGGTCTCTACGCGACCGGCAACACCATGGCCGCAATGTCCGGCAGCGCGTACCCCGGCGCCGGAACACCGATCGGTTCGAGTCTCGTCTTCGCCTATCTCGCCGCACTCGACCTCGCCGGTGCCGCATCAAACGAATAG
- a CDS encoding VOC family protein, with the protein MAGSHDYDPGPQIAHAGGLNLGTPDLRRSIWFFRDLLGMEVVAESDGVAYLRGYQELVHHSLVLTQQDEARVNSYSFRVKRPQDVELFHKQLTEAEIEAVELPVDHELGRGTALRFLVPGSEHPFELYYDIEKPVAPPELRSKLLSNSSRRRGFGVRRLDHLNVQCSPTTVNQAEGWLRNALGFKRREFAMIPQFPETILASWLSVTPQVHDIAIGVNGEEKNGAFHHVAFNIENFHDILRAADEIRDLEIDFGHGPGKHGIGQAMYLYIHDPGSGHRVELYSGGYLIMDPDWQALEWKIPELQWGQTWYGEALDVGPGGAFLSTTPSAGL; encoded by the coding sequence ATGGCTGGTTCGCACGACTACGATCCCGGCCCGCAGATTGCCCACGCCGGTGGCCTGAACCTGGGGACGCCGGATCTGCGGCGTTCGATCTGGTTCTTCCGGGACCTGCTGGGTATGGAGGTGGTCGCCGAATCCGACGGTGTGGCCTATCTGCGCGGGTACCAGGAACTGGTGCACCACTCGCTGGTACTCACCCAGCAGGACGAGGCGCGGGTGAACAGTTACAGCTTCCGGGTGAAACGGCCGCAGGATGTCGAGCTGTTCCACAAGCAGCTGACCGAGGCGGAGATCGAGGCGGTCGAGCTGCCTGTCGATCACGAACTCGGCCGCGGCACCGCGCTCCGCTTCCTGGTGCCAGGTAGTGAGCATCCATTCGAGCTGTACTACGACATCGAAAAGCCGGTCGCACCACCGGAATTGCGCTCGAAACTGCTCAGCAACTCTTCACGCCGCCGCGGCTTCGGCGTCCGGCGGCTGGACCATCTGAACGTGCAGTGCAGTCCGACTACGGTGAACCAGGCCGAGGGCTGGTTGCGCAATGCGTTGGGGTTCAAGCGCCGGGAGTTCGCGATGATCCCGCAGTTCCCGGAAACCATCCTCGCCTCGTGGCTGTCGGTGACGCCCCAGGTGCACGACATCGCGATCGGTGTCAACGGGGAGGAGAAAAACGGGGCGTTCCACCACGTGGCGTTCAATATCGAGAACTTCCACGACATTCTGCGGGCTGCGGACGAGATCCGTGATCTCGAGATCGACTTCGGGCACGGTCCGGGCAAGCACGGTATCGGTCAGGCGATGTATCTCTACATCCACGATCCTGGCTCCGGTCACCGCGTCGAGCTCTACTCCGGCGGGTACCTGATCATGGATCCGGACTGGCAGGCGCTCGAGTGGAAGATCCCCGAATTGCAGTGGGGGCAGACGTGGTACGGCGAGGCGCTCGATGTCGGTCCTGGCGGCGCGTTCCTGTCGACCACACCGTCGGCCGGATTGTGA
- a CDS encoding fatty acid--CoA ligase family protein, translated as MHLSSMVEMIESGFADRVLLGDAERRVTGADLGVLAKRGAATLHAFPALVYTGENHPLLPVALLAAACAGVPFVPVNYRLDDTQLNSLIERQPEALVLADAVTAPRVTAGGQVLLFDDWLAGLPADPPPADPPIDDDDVAVVLYTSGTTAAPKSALLRHRHLMAYLLSTVEFGSAGAEEAVLVSVPPYHVAGVANMLSNLFAGRRLVYLRAFDPLVWLDTVRAEDVTNAMVVPTMLARIVDTVAGLGTADLPTLRSLSYGGAKVSERVLREALTRFPKVGFVNAYGLTETASTIAVLGPEDHRAALLSDDPLIRARLSSAGQVLPTVEIEIRDDDGRALPPGKSGIIFLRGDQISGEYATGSLLDADGWFCTRDKGHVDADGYLYIEGRADDTIIRGGENIAPAEIEEVLLSHPAVAQACVVGPPSDEWGQTLAAAVVLRAGAVATDEELRTLVRSRLRGSKTPEMIVFRESLPHTDTGKLLRRLVLEDLSAP; from the coding sequence GTGCATCTCTCGTCGATGGTCGAGATGATCGAGTCGGGCTTTGCCGACCGGGTGCTGCTCGGCGATGCCGAGCGGCGGGTCACCGGTGCCGATCTGGGCGTGCTCGCCAAGCGTGGCGCGGCGACGTTACATGCGTTCCCGGCGCTGGTGTACACGGGGGAGAACCATCCGCTGCTGCCGGTGGCACTCTTGGCCGCGGCGTGCGCGGGGGTGCCGTTCGTCCCGGTGAACTACCGGTTGGACGACACCCAGCTGAACAGCTTGATCGAACGGCAGCCCGAGGCTCTCGTATTGGCGGACGCCGTGACGGCGCCGCGAGTGACGGCCGGCGGGCAGGTGCTCCTATTCGACGATTGGCTGGCGGGACTCCCCGCCGACCCGCCACCCGCGGATCCGCCGATCGACGACGACGACGTGGCGGTCGTGCTGTACACCAGCGGCACCACGGCGGCCCCGAAGTCGGCGCTGCTGCGGCATCGCCACCTGATGGCCTACCTGCTGAGCACCGTCGAATTCGGCAGTGCCGGTGCCGAAGAGGCGGTGCTGGTGTCGGTGCCGCCCTACCATGTCGCCGGCGTGGCCAATATGCTGTCGAATCTGTTCGCGGGCCGTCGACTGGTGTACCTGCGTGCCTTCGATCCGCTCGTTTGGCTCGACACGGTCCGCGCGGAAGACGTGACAAACGCGATGGTGGTGCCGACGATGCTGGCGCGGATTGTGGACACGGTGGCCGGACTCGGCACTGCGGACCTCCCGACGCTACGTTCCCTCTCGTACGGCGGCGCGAAAGTATCCGAACGCGTACTGCGCGAGGCACTTACGCGATTCCCGAAGGTCGGATTCGTCAACGCCTACGGTTTGACCGAAACGGCGTCGACGATCGCCGTCCTCGGCCCCGAAGACCACCGAGCCGCACTGCTTTCCGATGACCCACTGATCCGGGCCCGGCTCTCGTCGGCCGGTCAGGTACTGCCGACAGTCGAGATCGAGATCCGCGACGACGACGGCCGAGCACTGCCCCCAGGCAAGTCGGGCATCATCTTCCTACGCGGCGACCAGATCTCCGGTGAATACGCCACAGGCAGCCTGCTCGACGCCGACGGCTGGTTTTGCACCCGAGACAAGGGCCATGTCGATGCCGACGGATACCTCTATATCGAGGGCAGAGCCGACGACACGATCATCCGAGGCGGCGAGAATATCGCCCCCGCCGAGATCGAAGAAGTCCTACTGTCCCACCCTGCAGTCGCCCAAGCGTGCGTCGTCGGCCCACCGAGCGACGAATGGGGCCAGACCCTCGCCGCAGCGGTAGTGCTCCGCGCGGGCGCCGTCGCAACCGACGAAGAGTTGCGCACCCTCGTGCGGTCACGCCTGCGCGGCTCGAAGACCCCGGAAATGATCGTCTTCCGAGAGTCGTTGCCGCACACCGACACCGGAAAGCTACTGCGCAGGCTCGTGCTAGAGGACCTGAGCGCACCTTAG
- a CDS encoding long-chain fatty acid--CoA ligase, which yields MGIRDQLTRLLAEAPADAEAIEHEEIWWTWGRIQATARSVVDALESAGLGAGSRVGVVLENRPEHVAVVAALIASGRCVVLLAPLQPAPRLAADIIACDLPAVVCGSELLARDGVLDAATAAGIALELRDDGSVRRMGGQVRASAVTNPGTVVEMLTSGTTGVPKRVHLRTEQLDQALTSGGQTARGDRLLSRSAVLVNAPLVHIGGLWRALACLAMGRRMILMPKFVLEPWVSAVERHRLRAVSLVPAALRAVLDSGVSRERLASLQVVTSGTAPCPKELADSFFRTYGIPVLMTYGATEFAGAVAGWTLALHEQWWDLKAGSAGRAFPGVELRVTGEDGVELGGWATGRLEVRTAQTAEGAGEWVQTSDLARIDVDGFLWIDGRADDAIIRGGFKVQPEIVKRVLESHVAVREAAVAGLPDARLGHVPVAAIEIEPGLIPPDSDELVALCRAHLLPYEVPVHVVVLDQLPRTPSSKVSRMELLDIVRERRNRS from the coding sequence GTGGGAATTCGCGACCAGCTGACCCGGCTGCTTGCCGAGGCTCCGGCCGACGCCGAAGCGATCGAGCACGAGGAGATCTGGTGGACCTGGGGGCGGATCCAGGCGACTGCGCGCTCGGTCGTCGATGCGCTGGAATCCGCCGGTCTAGGTGCGGGCTCCCGAGTCGGTGTGGTCCTGGAGAACCGGCCCGAACATGTCGCGGTGGTCGCCGCGCTGATCGCGTCCGGTCGATGCGTCGTGCTGCTCGCTCCGCTGCAGCCGGCGCCGCGGCTGGCCGCCGACATCATCGCGTGTGATCTGCCCGCGGTCGTGTGCGGATCCGAGCTGCTCGCCCGTGACGGCGTGCTCGATGCCGCCACGGCCGCCGGTATCGCCCTGGAACTGCGGGACGACGGCTCGGTGCGGCGAATGGGCGGCCAGGTCCGTGCCTCCGCCGTGACCAATCCGGGAACCGTCGTGGAAATGCTGACCTCGGGGACGACCGGTGTGCCCAAGCGGGTGCATCTGCGCACCGAGCAGTTGGATCAGGCGCTGACTTCCGGTGGGCAGACGGCGCGGGGAGACCGGTTGCTGTCCCGGTCAGCGGTACTGGTGAACGCGCCGCTCGTGCATATCGGCGGCCTGTGGCGGGCACTGGCCTGCCTCGCCATGGGGCGGCGGATGATTCTCATGCCCAAGTTCGTCTTGGAACCATGGGTAAGCGCCGTGGAGCGGCATCGGTTGCGGGCCGTGAGCCTGGTGCCCGCGGCACTGCGGGCCGTGCTCGATTCCGGGGTGTCGCGAGAGCGACTGGCGAGCCTGCAGGTCGTCACCTCCGGGACCGCGCCGTGCCCGAAAGAGTTGGCGGACTCCTTCTTTCGCACGTATGGCATCCCGGTGCTCATGACCTATGGGGCAACCGAATTCGCGGGCGCGGTGGCCGGCTGGACGCTGGCGCTGCACGAACAGTGGTGGGACCTGAAGGCAGGCAGTGCCGGTCGCGCCTTTCCTGGCGTGGAGTTGCGGGTGACCGGCGAGGATGGCGTCGAGCTCGGCGGTTGGGCGACCGGACGGCTCGAGGTCCGCACCGCGCAGACCGCGGAAGGCGCCGGAGAGTGGGTCCAGACCAGCGATCTGGCGCGGATCGATGTCGATGGCTTCCTCTGGATCGACGGACGTGCCGACGACGCCATCATCCGTGGTGGCTTCAAGGTCCAGCCGGAGATCGTCAAGCGGGTGCTGGAGTCGCATGTGGCGGTGCGTGAGGCCGCGGTGGCCGGACTGCCCGACGCTCGGCTCGGACATGTGCCCGTGGCCGCGATCGAAATCGAACCGGGACTGATACCTCCCGACAGCGATGAACTCGTCGCGCTCTGTCGCGCACACCTGCTGCCGTACGAAGTGCCGGTGCACGTCGTGGTCCTGGACCAGCTGCCACGAACGCCGTCGAGCAAGGTGAGCCGGATGGAACTTCTCGATATCGTGCGGGAGCGACGGAACCGATCATGA
- a CDS encoding cytochrome P450, with the protein MTLESKGTHEGVPAYYFDNRLSGSLLSHHEQWDQLASTHSAFRSTVAQGYWVITDGQAIQEALQDWRTFSSTSVTVLEPNPKFLWIPEMLDPPLHTKWRRLLGGEFGPKWVATREPEIRKIAADMIDRLLPKGGADVLDEFARRFPTLIFMRLMGLPEQDLDQFLEWVHEMLHLPHAEDPDHRRQLAAMAAASAYFEEQIALRRDAPRDDLLSRMMSWRIDGELLSDADMHAFCILMFQAGFDTVPIAIGWAMYHFAAHHEDRAAIVADPSLIANGVEEVLRVYSFVIPARKAMRDTEIGGCPVKSGDMVMLPLAVSNRDAERFDNPLEVDLQRTTNNHIAFGSGPHRCLGSHLARLELNVAMEEWHKRIPDYRIAPGQQLEQTGNMYGLMSLRLEW; encoded by the coding sequence ATGACACTCGAGTCCAAAGGCACCCATGAGGGTGTGCCTGCTTACTATTTCGACAATCGACTATCCGGTTCACTGCTGAGCCATCATGAGCAGTGGGATCAACTCGCCAGCACCCACTCCGCGTTCAGAAGCACTGTCGCACAGGGTTATTGGGTCATCACGGACGGCCAGGCGATCCAAGAGGCGCTACAGGACTGGCGGACGTTCTCCAGCACCTCGGTGACGGTCCTCGAGCCGAATCCGAAGTTCCTGTGGATTCCCGAGATGCTGGATCCGCCGCTGCACACCAAGTGGCGGCGGCTGTTGGGCGGCGAGTTCGGGCCCAAGTGGGTCGCTACCCGCGAGCCGGAGATCCGGAAGATCGCGGCGGACATGATCGACCGGCTGCTGCCCAAGGGTGGCGCGGACGTCCTCGACGAGTTCGCGCGCAGGTTCCCGACCCTGATCTTCATGCGGCTGATGGGCCTGCCCGAGCAGGACCTGGACCAATTCCTGGAATGGGTGCACGAGATGCTGCACCTGCCGCACGCCGAGGATCCCGACCACCGTCGGCAACTTGCCGCGATGGCCGCCGCGTCGGCCTATTTCGAAGAGCAGATCGCGCTGCGTCGCGACGCGCCGCGCGATGATCTGCTGTCGCGCATGATGAGCTGGCGGATCGATGGCGAGCTGCTCAGCGACGCCGATATGCACGCGTTCTGCATCCTGATGTTCCAGGCGGGCTTCGACACGGTCCCCATCGCCATCGGCTGGGCCATGTACCACTTCGCCGCGCACCACGAGGATCGCGCGGCCATCGTCGCCGACCCGTCGCTGATCGCCAATGGCGTCGAGGAAGTCCTGCGTGTCTATTCGTTCGTCATTCCGGCACGAAAGGCAATGCGGGACACCGAGATCGGCGGCTGTCCGGTGAAGTCAGGGGACATGGTGATGCTGCCGCTCGCGGTGAGCAACCGGGACGCCGAGCGGTTCGACAATCCGCTCGAGGTGGATCTGCAGCGCACCACGAACAACCACATCGCCTTCGGTTCGGGACCGCACCGCTGCTTGGGCTCGCACCTGGCTCGACTGGAGCTGAATGTCGCGATGGAGGAGTGGCACAAGCGAATTCCGGACTACCGGATCGCCCCGGGACAGCAGCTCGAGCAGACCGGAAACATGTACGGCCTGATGTCCCTGCGCCTCGAGTGGTGA